A window of Exiguobacterium sp. FSL W8-0210 contains these coding sequences:
- a CDS encoding NUDIX domain-containing protein has protein sequence MYPLYRIIVAIIRKGDQLLIVNNQSGQEKRWSLPGGQIESGETLEQALRREVEEETGLTVTSSSFAFLTENFMPTYQAHSLVTYFDCEVSGVLDPNDPDEEIIETKWIDQTELAEYITSEDVRLPLSTYLEEQHKGYYMFEEMKW, from the coding sequence ATGTATCCACTCTATCGAATCATCGTCGCGATCATCCGCAAGGGCGATCAACTGCTCATCGTCAATAATCAATCGGGTCAGGAGAAGCGCTGGAGCTTACCCGGTGGACAGATTGAATCAGGAGAGACACTCGAGCAAGCACTTCGTCGCGAGGTGGAAGAAGAAACCGGCTTGACGGTCACATCGTCGTCGTTTGCTTTCTTAACGGAGAACTTCATGCCGACCTATCAAGCGCACAGCCTCGTGACTTATTTTGATTGCGAAGTGAGTGGTGTACTTGATCCAAATGATCCCGATGAAGAAATCATTGAGACGAAGTGGATCGATCAAACGGAGTTAGCGGAGTACATCACGAGTGAAGATGTCCGTCTTCCGTTATCGACATATTTAGAAGAACAGCACAAAGGCTATTACATGTTTGAAGAGATGAAGTGGTAA